One part of the Halopenitus persicus genome encodes these proteins:
- a CDS encoding glycerate kinase type-2 family protein yields the protein MFDPMPAAGDSRAGRTALEAIAAGIDAARPETVVDELISVSGTDPAGGSLRIGTDRYDLAAYDEVIVLGGGNAAGRLARALADRLGNRLDGGVVVTDDPVSAGPVEVVEGTHPVPSDANAAGTRQLLQRARGSDEGTLVLAPITGGGSALLTAPADGITTDELASLTDALLASGAPIERINAVRKHASAIKGGRLAREIAPATVVGLLLSDVTGDDPAVVASGPLAGDPTTYDDALAVLSEYDVEVPDSVRRQLRAGIEGDRPETPTAADPAVEAVSTHVLATNRTACAAAVEACEAAGFETLLLSASVRGEAREAAKTHVAIAEEIRRSGSPLDPPAAFVSGGETTVTIAGDGTGGPNQEFALSAAIELADRATLAAVDTDGIDGPTDAAGAIVTETTVPDDDPTRTDDGTVSDDGAASDDGTDGILREARARLADNDALPFLEKRDALLVSGPTGTNVNDLRVVIVPE from the coding sequence ATGTTCGATCCGATGCCGGCGGCCGGCGACTCACGCGCCGGCAGGACGGCGCTCGAGGCGATCGCGGCCGGGATCGACGCCGCCCGCCCCGAGACGGTCGTCGACGAGCTGATCTCTGTCTCGGGCACCGACCCCGCGGGCGGTTCGCTCCGGATCGGCACGGACCGGTACGATCTGGCCGCCTACGACGAGGTCATCGTGCTGGGCGGCGGCAACGCCGCCGGGCGGCTCGCCCGGGCCCTTGCCGACCGGCTCGGGAACCGGCTCGACGGCGGCGTGGTCGTCACCGACGATCCGGTTTCGGCGGGGCCGGTCGAGGTCGTCGAGGGGACCCATCCCGTTCCGAGCGACGCCAACGCCGCGGGGACGCGGCAACTTCTGCAGCGGGCACGCGGAAGCGACGAGGGAACGCTCGTGCTGGCGCCGATCACCGGCGGCGGCAGCGCGCTGTTGACCGCCCCGGCGGACGGGATCACGACTGACGAACTGGCGTCCCTGACCGACGCGCTCCTCGCAAGCGGCGCGCCGATCGAGCGGATCAACGCGGTCCGGAAACACGCCTCGGCGATCAAGGGCGGTCGGCTCGCACGCGAGATCGCGCCCGCGACGGTCGTCGGACTCCTGCTAAGCGACGTGACTGGCGACGACCCGGCGGTGGTTGCTAGCGGCCCGCTCGCTGGCGATCCGACCACGTACGACGACGCGCTCGCGGTCCTCTCGGAGTACGACGTCGAGGTCCCCGACTCGGTCCGCCGGCAGCTTCGGGCGGGGATCGAGGGGGATCGTCCCGAGACGCCGACCGCGGCCGATCCGGCGGTCGAGGCAGTATCCACACACGTCCTCGCGACCAACCGGACCGCCTGTGCCGCCGCCGTCGAGGCCTGCGAGGCGGCCGGGTTCGAGACGCTGTTGCTCTCCGCGTCGGTCCGCGGCGAGGCCCGGGAGGCCGCGAAGACCCACGTCGCGATCGCCGAGGAGATCCGCCGCTCCGGCTCGCCGCTCGACCCGCCGGCCGCGTTCGTCTCGGGCGGGGAGACGACGGTCACGATCGCCGGCGACGGAACGGGCGGTCCGAACCAGGAGTTCGCGTTGAGCGCCGCGATCGAACTGGCGGACCGGGCGACGCTCGCCGCGGTCGACACGGACGGGATCGACGGCCCGACCGATGCGGCGGGCGCGATCGTCACGGAGACGACGGTTCCGGACGATGACCCGACGCGGACCGACGACGGGACGGTCTCCGACGACGGGGCGGCCTCCGACGACGGGACGGACGGCATCCTCCGGGAGGCCCGAGCGCGGCTGGCCGACAACGACGCGCTGCCGTTCCTCGAGAAACGGGACGCGCTGCTCGTCTCCGGACCGACGGGAACGAACGTCAACGACCTCCGAGTCGTGATCGTGCCGGAGTGA
- a CDS encoding VOC family protein, translating to MDLRIDHVTIAGRDLEQLTAAFTAAGLPAEYGGTHSNGVTEMSIVGFRDGSYLELVSTVEPGLESPWWDEPIRRNGGPCAWAPGSTTSRPQRRRFATAGSSSTVPRRTSADARTACSWNGTSRSSATATRGRCSRFSSAIARHGPVVSSRPAIWRPPRCRESIP from the coding sequence ATGGACCTCCGGATCGACCACGTGACGATCGCGGGACGGGACCTCGAGCAGCTCACCGCGGCGTTCACCGCGGCCGGGCTTCCGGCCGAATACGGCGGGACGCACTCGAACGGCGTCACCGAGATGTCGATCGTCGGGTTCCGCGACGGGAGCTACCTCGAACTCGTTTCGACTGTCGAACCGGGGCTCGAGTCGCCCTGGTGGGACGAGCCGATCCGCCGCAACGGTGGCCCGTGTGCGTGGGCGCCGGGGTCGACGACATCGCGGCCGCAACGTCGACGTTTCGCGACCGCGGGATCGTCGTCGACGGTCCCACGGCGTACGAGCGCCGACGCGAGGACGGCGTGCTCGTGGAATGGGACCTCACGTTCCTCGGCGACGGCGACCCGGGGTCGCTGCTCCCGTTTCTCATCAGCGATCGCACGCCACGGACCCGTCGTGTCCAGCCGACCGGCGATCTGGCGTCCGCCCCGGTGTCGGGAGTCGATTCCGTGA
- a CDS encoding FAD-dependent oxidoreductase — protein sequence MTYDTLFESAQLGPIQISNRIMSSGHQTTLVEDHLPTEDFYEYHLARGRGGAGLVVLEAHAVHQSGLLTDHTIDASTDEIVDAYDAFADRMHETETRVLTQLFHGGRERYTGDYAPPALSASDEPTDRLHVIPRPMETDEVREMISAYVDAAVRMERAGLDGVEIVGSHSYLPAQFWSSKVNSRDDEFGGSLANRCRFTVEIVDRIHERTGDDFVVGLRLSASEASTDGLSFEDTVPIIEHIENRATPDYWSVVVGSSSTQKGCSYIVPPATESEALTQSPGAVIDELVSGSTILTSRINTPRKAVETIEETGADVVGMTRALIADPELPRKTRSGELEDVIPCVACNQGCIGRYQDGLPIRCTINPKTGREAEYGDLTPAKTEKPVLVVGGGPAGLVAATTAAKRGHDVTLVEATDDLGGQINAYADLDHRGRYREWIRTLESRLDRHDVTVQYGTKFRAENAEKYDFEELVLATGARPRLPDVSGSDAITVRTATDALSEADPFGDSVLISDWNGNQAALDVAREAAESGADVEIVTAAYTPGESVQQYVQNTLLGDLYADDVTMTPHYQVRSIEDDRVVLRNQFNETTERRSGIDTLVFSHGGKADVDTYRNCTDLDASIHRIGDCWSPRSLDEAVWEAFETAANI from the coding sequence ATGACATACGATACACTGTTTGAATCGGCACAGCTTGGTCCGATTCAGATATCGAATCGGATTATGAGTTCGGGCCATCAGACCACGCTCGTTGAGGACCATCTCCCGACGGAGGATTTCTACGAGTATCACCTGGCACGCGGCCGCGGCGGAGCCGGATTGGTGGTTCTCGAGGCTCACGCGGTTCACCAGAGTGGGTTACTAACTGACCACACCATCGATGCGAGCACCGACGAGATCGTCGACGCGTACGACGCGTTCGCCGATCGAATGCACGAGACGGAGACTCGTGTCCTGACGCAGCTCTTCCACGGCGGTCGCGAACGGTATACCGGGGATTATGCGCCACCGGCGCTGTCGGCCTCGGACGAGCCGACCGATCGTCTCCACGTCATTCCGCGGCCGATGGAAACGGACGAAGTCCGGGAGATGATCTCGGCGTACGTTGACGCTGCGGTCCGAATGGAGCGAGCGGGACTGGACGGCGTTGAAATCGTCGGGTCCCACTCGTATCTTCCCGCCCAGTTTTGGAGCTCGAAGGTCAATTCGCGGGATGACGAGTTCGGGGGCAGCCTTGCAAACCGATGTCGATTCACCGTCGAGATAGTCGACCGAATTCACGAACGGACGGGCGACGATTTCGTCGTCGGGTTGCGGCTGAGTGCGAGCGAAGCCTCCACCGACGGACTCTCGTTCGAGGACACGGTTCCCATCATCGAACACATCGAGAACCGTGCAACGCCGGATTACTGGAGCGTCGTCGTCGGCAGTTCGAGCACGCAGAAGGGCTGCAGCTACATCGTTCCGCCGGCAACCGAATCCGAGGCACTCACCCAGTCTCCGGGCGCGGTCATCGATGAACTCGTCTCGGGGTCCACGATCCTGACGTCACGTATCAACACGCCACGGAAGGCGGTCGAGACCATCGAGGAAACCGGTGCCGACGTCGTCGGTATGACCCGAGCCCTGATCGCGGATCCGGAGCTTCCACGGAAGACACGATCCGGAGAGCTGGAGGACGTCATTCCGTGCGTCGCGTGTAACCAAGGCTGTATCGGGAGATATCAGGATGGGTTGCCGATTCGCTGTACGATCAACCCCAAGACGGGCCGTGAAGCAGAGTACGGTGATCTCACTCCGGCGAAGACGGAAAAACCGGTTCTCGTCGTGGGTGGCGGTCCCGCCGGTCTCGTTGCTGCAACGACCGCGGCAAAGCGGGGTCACGACGTGACGCTCGTCGAAGCAACCGATGACCTCGGCGGGCAGATCAACGCGTACGCCGACTTGGATCATCGTGGCCGCTATCGAGAGTGGATACGGACGCTTGAATCGCGGCTCGACCGTCACGACGTTACCGTTCAATACGGGACCAAGTTCAGGGCAGAAAACGCCGAGAAATATGATTTCGAGGAGCTCGTTCTCGCAACGGGGGCACGACCTCGGTTGCCGGACGTTTCGGGTTCGGACGCGATCACGGTCCGAACTGCAACCGACGCGCTCTCCGAGGCGGATCCGTTCGGCGACTCCGTTCTCATCTCCGACTGGAACGGTAATCAAGCCGCACTTGACGTTGCACGGGAAGCCGCCGAGTCCGGCGCGGACGTCGAGATCGTTACCGCCGCCTATACGCCCGGTGAGTCGGTACAACAGTACGTTCAGAACACCCTCCTCGGGGATCTGTACGCGGACGACGTAACGATGACTCCTCACTATCAAGTGAGATCCATCGAGGACGATCGGGTCGTGCTCCGGAATCAATTCAACGAGACGACCGAACGTCGGTCAGGAATCGACACGCTGGTGTTTTCACACGGCGGCAAGGCGGACGTCGACACGTATCGCAACTGTACGGATCTGGACGCATCGATACATCGCATCGGGGACTGTTGGTCACCACGGTCGCTCGATGAAGCCGTCTGGGAAGCGTTCGAAACCGCCGCGAACATCTGA
- a CDS encoding enoyl-CoA hydratase/isomerase family protein, with amino-acid sequence MRITDGDGVRTVTFDRPDSKNAFTEQAARDLASAIDGASTADHDAIVLTGEGDAFSAGGDIEAMAAREETAAESFERVQNTLGRVVEAAMTSPVPIVAKVNGDAVGAGLAVTAVSDFAYAAADATFGCAFVRVGLVPDTGGTFLLPKLIGLRAAKRLAFTADFFGAAEAAELGLINEAVPADELDATVDDLLETLGKRPSETIGLAKRAMHENLGTYWREALEQELLTQSLAYGTSDHEEGVSAFLEGRSPDFS; translated from the coding sequence ATGCGTATTACCGACGGTGACGGGGTTCGGACGGTCACCTTCGACCGCCCGGATTCGAAGAACGCGTTCACCGAACAGGCTGCACGGGACCTCGCGTCGGCGATCGACGGGGCGTCGACGGCCGACCACGACGCGATCGTGCTCACGGGCGAGGGCGACGCGTTCAGCGCGGGCGGCGACATCGAGGCCATGGCCGCCCGCGAGGAGACGGCCGCCGAGTCCTTCGAGCGCGTCCAGAACACGCTCGGGCGCGTCGTCGAGGCGGCGATGACGAGCCCGGTTCCCATCGTCGCGAAGGTGAACGGAGACGCAGTCGGCGCCGGATTGGCTGTCACCGCCGTCAGCGACTTCGCGTACGCGGCGGCCGACGCCACCTTCGGGTGCGCGTTCGTCCGCGTCGGACTCGTGCCGGACACCGGCGGCACGTTCCTGCTCCCGAAGCTCATCGGACTTCGGGCGGCGAAGCGGCTCGCGTTCACCGCCGACTTCTTCGGCGCCGCGGAGGCGGCCGAGCTGGGCCTGATCAACGAGGCCGTCCCGGCGGACGAGCTGGACGCGACCGTCGACGACCTCCTCGAAACCCTCGGCAAGCGGCCCTCCGAAACGATCGGGCTCGCCAAGCGAGCCATGCACGAGAACCTGGGAACCTACTGGCGGGAGGCGCTCGAGCAGGAGCTGTTGACCCAGTCGCTGGCCTACGGGACTTCGGACCACGAGGAGGGCGTCTCGGCGTTCCTCGAGGGACGCAGCCCCGACTTCTCCTGA
- a CDS encoding archaea-specific SMC-related protein, whose product MSSQDTPAREVRVAAENIGGIDSDELTLSPGITVLSGRNATNRTSFLQAIMAGLGSERSSLKGDADEGFVDLEIGEETYTRTLTRHGDQVSYGGDPYLDDPQLADLFAFLLENNEARRAVERGDDLRDLIMRPVDTADIESEITELEREKQRIDSQIDEYERLQSELPSLETERREIETELEEARAEREELQTAIEEADVSLEESRSQKREIEEAFDRLREGRSDLEDLEFELEAERTTLEDLTSERDVLESRLAEAEAADEDPERLAGRIEELRNRQRALNETLSQLGSVISFNEEMLEGDGLDLEEADVAGDGGTGELTDQLVAAEDRTVCWTCGSEVESDRIETTVDRLRELRTEKLSERNELQERINDLTSEKSEIERKERELDRTRRRLSDVETEIETTEERIADLEERIEDQEDRVEELEAETETVGGEYDEVLELHREANELDLRIDRLESDLGDIDDQIEERESAEEQHESLQERREEIADELTELRTRVDRIEEESVESFNDHMASVLEVLEYDNIERIWIERKTRNVREGRQKVTKSTFDLQIVRVAEDGATYRDTIDHLSESEREVIGLVFALAGYLVHEVYEELPVMLLDSLEAIDSDRIARVVDYFEEFADYLVVALLPEDADAVVDAGTSVAEF is encoded by the coding sequence ATGAGCAGTCAGGATACACCAGCGCGGGAAGTCCGCGTGGCAGCCGAGAACATCGGGGGTATCGATTCGGACGAGCTGACGCTTTCGCCTGGAATCACGGTGTTGAGCGGACGGAACGCGACGAACAGGACGTCGTTCCTCCAGGCGATCATGGCCGGCCTCGGCAGCGAACGCTCCTCGCTGAAGGGCGACGCCGACGAGGGGTTCGTCGATCTGGAGATCGGCGAGGAAACGTACACGCGAACGCTGACGCGGCACGGCGACCAGGTGTCCTACGGCGGCGACCCGTACCTCGATGACCCGCAGCTGGCCGACCTGTTCGCGTTCCTGCTCGAGAACAACGAGGCGCGCCGCGCCGTCGAGCGCGGCGACGACCTCCGGGATCTCATCATGCGGCCGGTCGACACCGCCGACATCGAGTCGGAGATCACGGAGCTCGAGCGCGAGAAGCAGCGCATCGACTCCCAGATCGACGAGTACGAGCGCCTTCAGAGCGAACTCCCGTCGCTCGAGACGGAACGCAGAGAGATCGAAACGGAGCTGGAGGAGGCGCGCGCGGAGCGCGAGGAACTCCAGACGGCCATCGAGGAGGCGGACGTCAGCCTCGAGGAGAGCCGGTCCCAGAAGCGCGAGATCGAGGAGGCGTTCGACCGGCTTCGGGAGGGCCGGTCGGATCTGGAGGACCTCGAGTTCGAGCTGGAGGCCGAGCGGACGACCCTCGAGGACCTGACGAGCGAGCGCGACGTGCTCGAGTCGCGGCTCGCCGAGGCCGAGGCGGCCGACGAGGACCCGGAGCGGCTCGCCGGGCGCATCGAGGAGCTCCGAAACCGTCAGCGTGCGTTGAACGAGACGCTCAGCCAGCTCGGCAGCGTCATCAGCTTCAACGAGGAGATGCTCGAGGGCGACGGCCTCGACCTCGAGGAGGCGGACGTCGCGGGCGACGGCGGCACCGGCGAGCTGACCGACCAGCTCGTCGCCGCGGAGGACCGAACGGTCTGTTGGACCTGCGGATCGGAGGTAGAGTCCGACCGGATCGAGACGACCGTCGATCGACTCCGCGAGCTCCGGACCGAGAAGCTCAGCGAGCGCAACGAGCTCCAGGAGCGGATCAACGATCTCACCTCCGAGAAGTCGGAGATCGAACGGAAGGAGCGCGAGCTCGACCGCACCCGGCGCCGGCTCTCGGACGTCGAGACCGAGATCGAGACCACCGAGGAGCGCATCGCGGACCTCGAGGAGCGCATCGAGGACCAGGAGGACCGCGTCGAGGAGCTCGAGGCCGAAACCGAGACCGTGGGCGGGGAGTACGACGAGGTGCTCGAGCTCCACCGCGAGGCGAACGAGCTCGACCTCCGCATCGACCGGCTCGAGTCCGATCTGGGGGACATCGACGATCAGATCGAGGAGCGCGAAAGCGCCGAGGAGCAACACGAATCCCTCCAAGAGCGGCGCGAGGAGATCGCCGACGAGCTCACCGAGCTCCGGACGCGCGTCGACCGGATCGAGGAGGAGTCGGTCGAGTCGTTCAACGACCACATGGCCTCCGTCCTCGAGGTCCTCGAGTACGACAACATCGAACGCATCTGGATCGAGCGGAAGACGCGGAACGTCCGCGAGGGACGCCAAAAGGTGACCAAGAGCACGTTCGACCTCCAGATCGTCCGCGTGGCCGAGGACGGAGCAACCTACCGCGACACGATCGACCACCTCTCCGAGAGCGAGCGGGAGGTCATCGGCCTGGTGTTCGCGCTCGCCGGCTACCTCGTCCACGAGGTCTACGAGGAGCTGCCGGTGATGCTGCTTGACTCCCTCGAGGCGATCGACTCCGACCGGATCGCCCGCGTGGTCGACTACTTCGAGGAGTTCGCCGACTACCTCGTCGTCGCGCTGCTGCCCGAGGACGCCGACGCGGTGGTCGACGCCGGGACGTCCGTCGCGGAGTTCTGA
- a CDS encoding IclR family transcriptional regulator, whose amino-acid sequence MQEQTKNGVTTTARSLNLIEYIQQHDGATVREITNDLDLSKSTVHKHLNTLVDHGYLAKRGEQYLLGLMFYNKGEYVQAERRYFTVAREIVSELEAEVNEDVEFVVEMAGRGMIVCESNDERIRYGGSLQFQHEGLYFPLHTMAAGKALLAEMSNDRIRELANRQDLPAYTDETITTIDGLIAEVEATREQGYAISREEFTEGLCAVSRCVRHGDGTVLGAITVCIPIFRATEEELNQRLPRKIGKYVEEFEDRIGDHGSFQRLSYNETEF is encoded by the coding sequence ATGCAGGAGCAAACCAAGAACGGCGTAACGACGACTGCGAGATCGCTCAACCTTATCGAATACATTCAGCAACACGATGGAGCGACCGTACGGGAGATCACGAATGATCTCGATCTGTCGAAGAGCACGGTTCACAAACATCTCAATACACTCGTTGATCACGGATACCTCGCCAAGCGCGGGGAGCAGTATCTGCTCGGCCTTATGTTCTACAATAAAGGGGAATACGTCCAAGCCGAACGACGGTATTTCACCGTCGCGCGGGAGATCGTCTCCGAACTGGAAGCCGAGGTCAACGAGGACGTGGAGTTCGTCGTCGAGATGGCCGGGCGAGGGATGATCGTTTGTGAATCAAACGACGAACGGATCCGATACGGCGGATCGCTTCAGTTTCAACACGAAGGGTTGTACTTTCCGTTACACACGATGGCTGCCGGAAAGGCACTCCTCGCCGAGATGTCTAACGATCGGATTCGAGAGCTTGCGAACCGGCAGGATCTCCCGGCCTACACGGACGAAACCATAACTACCATTGATGGATTGATCGCCGAGGTCGAGGCGACCCGTGAGCAGGGCTATGCGATTTCACGCGAGGAGTTCACAGAAGGACTCTGTGCGGTGAGCCGCTGTGTCCGGCACGGCGACGGAACCGTACTCGGTGCGATAACTGTTTGTATCCCCATATTTCGAGCGACGGAGGAGGAATTGAATCAGCGCCTCCCGCGGAAGATCGGCAAATATGTCGAAGAGTTCGAGGATCGGATCGGCGATCACGGCTCATTTCAGCGATTATCATACAACGAAACCGAATTCTGA
- the rdfA gene encoding rod-determining factor RdfA translates to MSESSRPNTKVARVIDKYDLAGKGAELEDDWTGATGDRTSLRDLADEFNRSVLEAALRQAGEAVAETDIDSAYRTLTGDDVPRADEMRKRRELEGSGVDVDDVLSDFVTHQAIYTYLTEYREAELPDRSENLLERKTETLERLQGRTTAVTESTIETLVSGDQLTDREYEVFVDVRVVCSECGTDYTASELLRRGGCDCGT, encoded by the coding sequence ATGAGCGAGTCATCGCGGCCGAACACCAAGGTCGCACGCGTGATCGACAAGTACGACCTCGCCGGCAAGGGGGCGGAACTGGAGGACGACTGGACGGGCGCCACGGGGGACCGGACGAGTCTCCGGGACCTGGCGGACGAATTCAACCGGTCGGTGCTCGAGGCGGCGCTCAGACAGGCGGGGGAGGCGGTCGCCGAGACGGACATCGACAGCGCCTACCGAACGCTCACCGGGGACGACGTCCCACGAGCCGACGAGATGCGCAAGCGACGCGAGCTCGAGGGATCGGGCGTGGACGTCGACGACGTCCTCTCCGATTTCGTCACTCATCAGGCCATTTATACGTATCTGACTGAGTACCGGGAAGCCGAGCTCCCCGACCGGTCGGAGAACCTGCTCGAACGAAAGACCGAGACGCTCGAGCGGCTGCAGGGACGGACGACCGCCGTGACCGAGTCAACCATCGAAACGCTCGTCTCCGGGGACCAGCTCACCGACCGGGAGTACGAGGTGTTCGTCGACGTCCGGGTCGTCTGCAGCGAGTGCGGGACCGACTACACCGCGAGCGAACTCCTCCGACGCGGCGGGTGCGACTGCGGGACGTAG
- a CDS encoding IS6 family transposase, with product MAETDRLTGSTEWIDLEFVERERTPRETIEKGIRHHLAGLSLSNTVVWLEDLGVERSRTAIHNWVQKADLQPAGGESPDRVAVDQKAIRINNEQYWLYAAVDPETNRILHSRLFPTYTIPIGRELLAELAEKHDVDDALFLVDDDDDLKGALRRENLRFRVEIHGFRNAVERVFREIQRRTSSFLNCFSHVDPPTAETWLQAHAVWWNYA from the coding sequence ATGGCCGAAACCGACCGACTCACCGGATCTACCGAGTGGATCGACTTGGAGTTTGTGGAGCGAGAGCGGACACCCCGCGAGACCATTGAAAAGGGTATTCGCCACCACCTTGCAGGATTATCACTTTCGAATACAGTTGTGTGGCTTGAGGATTTGGGTGTCGAACGGAGTCGAACTGCTATTCATAACTGGGTTCAGAAGGCTGATCTACAGCCAGCTGGCGGTGAAAGCCCGGATCGCGTTGCTGTCGATCAGAAGGCGATCCGGATCAATAATGAGCAGTACTGGCTGTATGCTGCGGTCGATCCAGAAACCAATAGAATTCTCCATTCTCGACTGTTTCCAACGTATACGATTCCGATCGGTCGCGAGCTTCTGGCCGAATTAGCTGAGAAACACGATGTCGACGATGCGCTGTTTCTCGTTGATGACGACGACGACCTCAAAGGCGCGCTTCGACGAGAGAATCTTCGCTTCCGCGTCGAGATCCACGGCTTCAGAAACGCAGTTGAACGTGTCTTTCGAGAAATACAACGAAGGACATCTTCGTTTTTAAACTGTTTCAGCCACGTCGACCCACCGACCGCGGAAACGTGGTTACAAGCCCACGCCGTCTGGTGGAACTATGCTTAA
- a CDS encoding phosphoenolpyruvate carboxykinase (ATP), with protein MSKPLMAARHPSSALPDPETAENVIHNPSLERLRSFSRDLETTTEFGSPSYVSRERSRNADATTNAIDHEFDATDQKLVADVVEFAADAEMVCLDRQVGRHPDNTYVCRYYVPKAYGRIALAVAKLFEPVDGDREPDFYTVQIPDWDEVAVRILPEAGFTAVVGSDYTGEAKKSFLRLFMYYAKRQGGLGLHAGSKRVRLLKEGVESPVDDAGEAIDADAADGLETVGQLFLGLSGTGKSTLTAHGLWLDEPEDATMLQDDVCALLPDGSVAGSEGQGLFVKTHGLDPETEPAMYDATTDESAILENVDVAEDGTVDFDSDRYTTNGRAIIQREELSSAGDDVDLETVDQVFFITRNPAMPPVAKLTPEEAAVAFMLGESIQTSAGDPTAAGESIRVVGTNPFIVGSEGEEGNRFRDLIADLDVDCYVLNTGSVGDVDVGVEDTITLLRSIARGTVEWTPDEATGLTVPAAVPGMDVSRFDVASNLENHEERLAELRREREAHLERFDDLDDSIADALY; from the coding sequence ATGTCCAAGCCACTGATGGCGGCTCGGCACCCATCCTCGGCGCTCCCGGACCCGGAGACAGCCGAGAACGTCATCCACAACCCGTCGCTGGAACGACTGCGATCGTTCTCTCGCGACCTCGAGACGACCACGGAGTTCGGGTCGCCCTCGTACGTGAGCCGGGAACGCTCGCGAAACGCCGACGCGACGACGAACGCGATCGACCACGAGTTCGACGCCACCGACCAGAAACTCGTCGCCGACGTCGTCGAGTTCGCGGCGGACGCCGAGATGGTCTGTCTCGACCGCCAGGTTGGCCGGCATCCGGACAACACCTACGTCTGTCGGTACTACGTTCCGAAGGCGTACGGACGCATCGCGCTCGCGGTCGCGAAGCTCTTCGAGCCCGTCGACGGCGACCGTGAGCCCGACTTCTACACCGTGCAGATCCCCGACTGGGACGAGGTCGCCGTCCGGATCCTGCCCGAGGCGGGGTTCACCGCCGTCGTCGGCAGCGACTACACCGGCGAGGCGAAGAAGTCCTTCCTCCGGCTGTTCATGTACTACGCGAAACGGCAGGGCGGGCTCGGGCTCCACGCCGGCAGCAAGCGGGTTCGGCTGCTGAAGGAGGGCGTCGAGTCGCCCGTCGATGACGCCGGTGAGGCGATCGACGCCGACGCGGCCGACGGGCTCGAGACGGTCGGCCAGCTCTTCTTGGGCCTGTCCGGAACCGGCAAGTCGACGCTGACCGCCCACGGGCTCTGGCTCGACGAGCCCGAGGACGCGACGATGCTCCAGGACGACGTCTGTGCTCTGCTGCCCGACGGCTCCGTGGCGGGCAGCGAGGGACAGGGCCTGTTCGTGAAGACACACGGGCTCGATCCGGAGACCGAGCCCGCGATGTACGACGCGACCACCGACGAGAGCGCGATCCTCGAGAACGTCGACGTCGCCGAGGACGGCACGGTCGACTTCGACAGCGACCGATACACGACGAACGGCCGCGCCATCATCCAGCGCGAGGAGCTCTCCTCGGCCGGCGACGACGTCGACCTCGAGACGGTCGACCAGGTCTTCTTCATCACGCGCAACCCCGCGATGCCGCCGGTCGCGAAGCTCACCCCGGAGGAGGCGGCGGTCGCGTTCATGCTCGGCGAGTCGATCCAGACCAGCGCGGGCGACCCGACCGCGGCCGGCGAGTCGATCCGCGTCGTCGGAACCAACCCCTTCATCGTCGGGTCGGAGGGCGAGGAGGGCAACCGGTTCCGCGACCTCATCGCCGACCTGGACGTCGACTGTTACGTGCTCAACACCGGCAGCGTGGGCGACGTCGACGTCGGCGTCGAGGACACGATCACCCTGCTGCGGTCCATCGCCCGCGGCACCGTCGAGTGGACGCCCGACGAGGCGACGGGTCTGACGGTGCCCGCGGCGGTGCCCGGAATGGACGTGAGCCGGTTCGACGTCGCGAGCAACCTCGAGAACCACGAGGAGCGGCTCGCCGAGCTCCGCCGGGAGCGGGAGGCGCACCTCGAGCGGTTCGACGACCTCGACGACTCGATCGCCGACGCGCTGTACTGA